GCCACAGGAtccagctggggctgggcctcaTGGTTCTCCTGTGGCTGGGCCCCGGGGTTCAGCTGAGGCTGGACCACAGACTCTGACTGTGGCTGAGTCATAGGGTTTGCCTGTGGCTGAGCCATGGAATCCAACCGTGGCTGGGCCACGGGGTTCTCCTGTGGCGGGGGCGTGGGGTTCACCTGTGGCTGAGCCTCAGCCGTGAGCCCTGGCAGAGTCTGATCACCAGAGTCCACGTGGGTCTGTGGCTCAGCTGGCGTGAAGCTGCCTGGCCGCTCCTCACAGACAGCTGCCGCGAAGGAGGAGAGCAGCTCGCGCAGCAGGGCCCGAAGGTCGGCGctggccaggaggcagaggaaggggctcAGGCAGCTGTTGAGCAGGATCAGGTAGTCAGAGTAGACCAGAGCCTCCCAGAGCAGGTAGCCGGGGTAGATGTCCCACAGGAAGGCCAGGTACAGCAGCTGTGCCAGCTGGTAGGGCAGCCGCAGGACCACATAGGCTGACAAAATGGTCTTGGCCACACGGGCAAAGCCTCGGCAGGCCATGGACCTAGGCTGGTGGCGGTGGCAGGTCCTGCAGGCAGCGGCCTGGGTAAGCACGTGGCAGACGAGCaacaggagaaaaggcaggaagccCCCCAGGATCTCCAGCATCCGCAGCGGCAGCTCCTCGCTGTCCCAGAAATCCAGGCAGATGACCAGGTCGTACCACCAGACGGCGgcctcagggaagacaagccagGGCACGCTGAAGAGGGTGGCCAGCACCCAGACCCCAGCACAGATCCAGAGGGGCAGGCGGGCTGGGCGATGACCAGGGTACCAGCGTGGGCACAGCGCCAGGAGGCAGCAGTCCAGGCTAAGGGCTGCCAGTAGGAAGAGGCCGGAGGAGTAGGACACACCCCACAGGAAGTAGTAGAGGCGGCAGGCAGCCGTCCCCAGAGGCCAGTGCCCTCCATGCTGGATCTCCAGGATCTGGAAGGCTGCTGCCGCCAGGAACAAAAAGTCAGACAAGGCTAAGCTGAGCAGGAGCAGGGCGAGCCGCGTGCCTGCTCCCTGCTGGGCCTGAGAGCCAGCCAGCCATGCCATAAGCCCATTGGCTGGCAGCCCCAGGAGCAGCAGGGCCACCAGGAAGACCGTGTCCCAGCCACCCTGGGGGTAGTAGTCCTCATCTTCAAGGTCTGTACGGGGCCCGTGACCCACGGCACCCAGGTTAGCTTCCATTGCAGTGTCCATCTGAGGTCCCCAGTGTACCACCGGACATGGAGTGGGCACCTGGTGAATCAATGAAAGCATGAATGACTGATGAGAGAGAGGATGCTGTGCCTCTCCATGCAAGTCACTATTTCTCTCTGGTCCATCATCATCACCTTTGGTGTGATTATGTTTTGCCAGAGTCTTTAAATAGATTGCTTCACCTAGTCCTCATAAAATCCACTCTACAAGTAAGGAGAGGAAGGTTCAGAGGAtcagtgacttacccaaggtcagaGGTAGGGATGTGGGCACTAGAACTCAGACTAACCATTCTGCTACAGGGCATCCCATTGTGTCCAAATAGACTAAACCAgaggttttaaatatatttcaataaaatattatagtGGGATTCTTTTATGAACTAAAAGGGTGTGCTCAGATTAAAGGAGGGAGAGCACCCTTAGGGCTCCAGGGAACAGAGTTTAAAAGCCCCTTGGTCAGAGCATCGCAGGTTCCTTTTTGCCTGGCATCCTGGACTCAAGAGTGTAAGAGTCAAAGTGGGGAGGGCTCAGGGTCCCGTGGGCCGGTAAAATCCAAGGGTGGGTAAGGGAGTCTAGGGCAGAGGATGGCTCTCATTTGTTCCATGGGGCTACTAAACAGAAAAGGGGGCAAGAGTCTCAGCAGTGTGACCAGGATAAGGGTGACTGGGTCCTGAGaggcctgctgcccccaccctaCCTTCCCTAGCTGGGGGTGGGAGTTTCCCTCTGAAGGTAGGGAAACCAGATGCCCCAGAAAGGCTCCATATTGCCTGTAGCCCATGGCTCCGGCCACTTGACCTTTAGCCTAATGGTCTCCCCACCCCTAGTGCTCTTACTCAGGCAGTCCCCAACTCTGCCGGCTCCAACCCCTACTGGATCAgagccctgggctccctgggccccGACTGGTGAGGTCTGGCTTACCTGTGAAGTGCAGGCTGCTGGCTGGAAGGAGCAGGgcgtgcctgcctgcctgcctggaggTCTAGCTGTCCACACGGCCCCACGCCGGGGCCTGCTGCATGGCGCCCGGCGGCACGAAGGCGGCCGGCATGAAACCCAAGCTGAGAGGACATCAATCATTCATGGGGCTGTTTGCCGGGAAACCCTAACCCCAGCCCAGTAGGGCCAAGTGACCAGCCAGGCACCCACCAAACCTCAACAGGGCCAGGTGGCTGAAACTTCCTCACCTTGGGCCCCTCCAGATCGGGCAGGGTCTGGGTCCCCCTCGTCTGACGTCACTCCTGTGACACTCCCATGATCCTCAATCATCTGTGATTCAAGGCCTCTGTGATCTGGCCTCTCTTCCTCAATTACACAcagcctctgctccagccagGATGCCACCCATGGGGGTCCACAGTGGGCaacccttcctctcctttcccacctcccagccttTGCCCCCACTCTTCCTCCCGCCTAAGAGGCCTCCCCATGTCCTCACTTAGCTACGTCCTGCCCACGGCACACAACAGGGCTGAGTCTTCGACTCTCCAGCaatattgtccccattttataaatgaggcaactgaggcttagTGACAAATTGCCAGGTCTCCCAGCTTATAAGTGGTAGAACTGTAGTCCGAAGCGCACAGTGGCCACCGTGTCCTGGCACCCCATGTTGCTGAGAACTGTTCTCTTGACCCAGCTGGCTCTGCCCTGGCCACCCCAAGGCAGAGGGCCTGGATTAGGGCTTGGGCTGCCTACCTCACTTACCCTAATCCCCCTCAGGGCCCGATCCGTGGCCATCAGCTCTCAGGTGGGGGTGTGTAAGCAGCTTTATGGGTCCTGGGATTCAGGGTGCTCTCTAGTGCTGTGTCTCTGAGCCCCGTCACCCCTTTCCACATGGCCACAGAGCAAAGGAGGGGACAGCAtggctcagccccagcccccagcccccaggcttcCAGTAGCGGTGCTGAGGGGCCCCCCTTGACCAGGAGGAGGAGCAAGAAGGAGAAGGGGCTCCGAGGGTCCAGAAAGAGCACTGACAGCTCCGGGGAGCAGGCCCCCACACAGGGCCCCGAGGCCCTGGGAAGCAGTAAGAACCCAGCTAAGACTGGAGAAGGGCAGGAAGatccagcccctgcagcccccaggccgGCCTCTCGTCGCCAGTCCCACCGGCATCGTCTTGCCCCCCAGCATGATGCTGCTCAGAGGACATATGGGCCCCTGTTGAACCGCATCTTCGGGAAGGTcaggtggggcctgggcagggcagggttgGGTCCTGCGGGTGGGGATGGGGACTCCTGGCCTCAGGCTCAGTCCACCCTGCCCCTAGGATGCAGGCCTGGGTTGTGGGGGCAGGGTTTCTGCATTTTGGGGAAGGGTAGGTCTTGGGCAGCTTGGGCAGTGGGTGGAGCCAGATCTCAAACCCAGGGTTCTGTGGGAGCTTGGGGCcccaggagcaggaagggagtCACCACTTCTCCTGAGACCCATGGGACTTCAGTTGCCTTCTCCCGCCCTTGTGGGACTGGCTCTGCCCAGGCCAGCacgggctggggctggaggaggaaggatggcCAAAGCCCTGGCTGGCCCTGGCGACATGCTGGACTCTGCCCCTGCAGGACCGTGAGCTGGGCCCTGAGGAGCTGGATGGTGAGTGGCCCTTGCCGGCAGTGGTGGGTGGGAAGTATCCCAGAGCCTGGCTGCCTGCCTctgacctccctcccctgcagagcTTCAGGCTGCCTTTGAGGAGTTTGACACAGACCATGATGGTTACATCGGCTACCGGGAGCTGGGCGAGTGCATGCGGACGCTGGGCTACATGCCCACCGAGATGGAGCTCATTGAGGTCTCCCAGCACGTCAAGATGCGAAGTCAGTGCTTGACCCCCCTCGGCCTGGGGTGGaatggggcggggagggtgggagcCACCTGGCTTTGCAGCCCTGGTCAGCTCCACCCCAGAGGGATGGTGGGAGGTGGCTCTGGGAGCACAGCAGGGGTGATGATGGAGTGAGGGGGGTGGCAATTTTCAGGATAGTTTGACATTGGCCAGGAGACGGGGGTTGGGGGGCAAGGAAAGCACGGGGTGCCAAGAGAGACCCTTGGGGCTCAGACCGAGGACCCCATCTCTAACTGAGACCAAGTGGTCTGTGCTGGTAACAGCCACCTGGgctgtctatctgtctctctggCCCTCCCAAGGCTCCTGAAAAGAGTGAGGACTAGTGTGACAGAGTCCTTACCATTCCTTGCAATTAAATGTCCAATGGGCTGCACTTGTGTGATTAGCATGAGCTGATTTGTCAAATATCATATTCCCTTCATCCCAGGACAcctgcatttgtttttttctttacagtttctaaAATAGGATGTGACTTACAACTAACGTGAATATTTAGTGtcatacttctttattttcctcaaagCTATTAATTGATCATTGGTACTTTTTATAATTGATGGCATCTTAGAATCCAGGGACTAGGTGGATATGCTCCTAAGGGATATTTACTGCTGCCAATGAGGTTCCAGCACTTTATAGCCATGAACTCCAACCCCAACAGCACCCTGTCCTTGGATGAGGAGGGAGGTTCAGTAAGTCACCCAGGGCCACAAtattagtggcagagccaggactcgaACCTGGGGCTGTCTGGTTGCACAGCCTGGTCTCTTTCTCACATACTTGGCTGCTTTGCTGAGAGTACTTCCTGAGCATTTCACCTccagcagagccctgggctgcAACCTCCTACCCTCCTGGGGCCATTACATGGGTGTCCTTCCTGGATGCAGAGCTGGGGAGCGGCTGGCCCTCATGACATCCCTCCTTGAGCCCCAGCCCTCACCACTGTGACATTTTGCCTGGGTCTGCAGTGGGTGGCCGTGTGGACTTCGAGGAATTTGTGGAGATGATGGGCCCGAAGCTGAGAGAGGAGACGGCGCACATGTTGGGGGTGCGGGAGCTGCGCATCGCCTTCCGTGAGGTGTGGAGCATCCTCCAGGGTGCGTGGGTGGCTGGGCAGCACCCTTACTCGCCTCCCACTGAGGCCAGGAGAA
This Camelus ferus isolate YT-003-E chromosome 10, BCGSAC_Cfer_1.0, whole genome shotgun sequence DNA region includes the following protein-coding sequences:
- the CABP4 gene encoding calcium-binding protein 4; the protein is MATEQRRGQHGSAPAPSPQASSSGAEGPPLTRRRSKKEKGLRGSRKSTDSSGEQAPTQGPEALGSSKNPAKTGEGQEDPAPAAPRPASRRQSHRHRLAPQHDAAQRTYGPLLNRIFGKDRELGPEELDELQAAFEEFDTDHDGYIGYRELGECMRTLGYMPTEMELIEVSQHVKMRMGGRVDFEEFVEMMGPKLREETAHMLGVRELRIAFREFDRDRDGRITVAELRQAAPALLGEPLVDPELDEMLREVDLNGDGTVDFDEFVMMLTTH
- the GPR152 gene encoding probable G-protein coupled receptor 152, translating into MDTAMEANLGAVGHGPRTDLEDEDYYPQGGWDTVFLVALLLLGLPANGLMAWLAGSQAQQGAGTRLALLLLSLALSDFLFLAAAAFQILEIQHGGHWPLGTAACRLYYFLWGVSYSSGLFLLAALSLDCCLLALCPRWYPGHRPARLPLWICAGVWVLATLFSVPWLVFPEAAVWWYDLVICLDFWDSEELPLRMLEILGGFLPFLLLLVCHVLTQAAACRTCHRHQPRSMACRGFARVAKTILSAYVVLRLPYQLAQLLYLAFLWDIYPGYLLWEALVYSDYLILLNSCLSPFLCLLASADLRALLRELLSSFAAAVCEERPGSFTPAEPQTHVDSGDQTLPGLTAEAQPQVNPTPPPQENPVAQPRLDSMAQPQANPMTQPQSESVVQPQLNPGAQPQENHEAQPQLDPVAQPQASPEAQTPGPTASPVPSPCDEASSAPSTDSTPEVPVNPATPAASAGESPSSVPQEEAPGTGPT